In Desulfurispora thermophila DSM 16022, the genomic window CCATGGCAAAAGCCAGGCAGGTAGGGTGCCCGCAGTCCTTGCAGTTGGTCTTCGGCAGTTGCTTGAAAATTTCCAAACCTGTTAAACCCATCCTTCTTACTCCTTTCCACTCCTGTTAGTTCTTTATTGCAAATAATATTCTATCAAACCTTGTTTCAGGCAGGCGGCCACTTTCGCCGCCTGCCTGAAACAATCTAAAACTAATATAGTTTCTCTCCTACCAATACAGATTACAGCAGCGGCGGCAGAGTGAGCGCCGGGTGCCCCTTCTCCTCCAGGAAGGGCAGGATCTCTTCGCCGCTCACGCCCACGGTTTCGTCGGCAATCTTGTCGATAAAGTCGCGGCCCAAACCGGCTTCTTCCGCGGCCTCTTCCAGCTGCGGGCGCAGTTCTTCTTTCAGAGCCTTGGGCATCCACACCAGACGGGCCAGGCCGCCGTCGGCCGGTACGAACTTGCGCGAGCTGAGGTAAGATTTACCGCAGCCCATGAAGCCGGGCATCTGGGCACCGGCGCCAATGGTACCGGCCAGGGTGGAGAAGGTCATGCCGGACGGGGTCATACCGCTGTGCTCGCGGTTGACCACCATGAAGCCGTTGCATTCGGGCACCATGGCCAGGATGCACTCGAAGCAGCCGCAGGAGGTCATGGGGTATTCCATGATGGTGTAGAAGTTGACGTTGGTGATGGTGCGCTGCGAGTTGTTGAAGACGAATTCGTTGAAGGACTCCCACTGCCCTTTGACTTCGTCAATGACACCCTGTTTGGGGATGGGCTGGTTGGAGCCGTGCGGGTTGATTTCATAGGCCGCTTTGGCGTCCAGCCAGCTCACGGCACCGCACAGTCCCACGCGCTCGGGGGCGATGACACAGACGTGGGTGGGGGCGAAGGACTGGCACAGGGTGCAGGAGTAGAAGGTGTCCACGGTTTCGTCCCGCAGCTGCTTTAAGCGGTCGTCCCGCTTTTTGTAGTACTGGCGCGCTATTTCGCGCATCTCCAGCACTTTGGCTTCGTCGGTGTAGATGGTGATCTGGACGCGGTCCAGGATGGAGGCAAATTCGCTCTTGAATTTGGCGTAGAGGATTTTGCCGATGTGTTCCAGCCTGAAGCCTTTGGCATAGGCGTCTTTGGAGATGCGCACCCACATGATGTCACGCTGGGCCACGTGCCACAGGCCTTCACCGTAGTTGGTGAAGTAGTGGATGCGCCGCTCCAGCACGGGTTCGAAGTCTTCCTGCATTTTGCGGCCGTAGACGTCCACCACGATGCCCAGGGGCATGCGGCCGCCGGGCT contains:
- the cdhC gene encoding CO dehydrogenase/CO-methylating acetyl-CoA synthase complex subunit beta codes for the protein TAIEIDVPITVGPAFEGESIRKKDMYVEFGGTKTPGFELVRMVGEDEIEDGKITVVGPDIDTVEPGGRMPLGIVVDVYGRKMQEDFEPVLERRIHYFTNYGEGLWHVAQRDIMWVRISKDAYAKGFRLEHIGKILYAKFKSEFASILDRVQITIYTDEAKVLEMREIARQYYKKRDDRLKQLRDETVDTFYSCTLCQSFAPTHVCVIAPERVGLCGAVSWLDAKAAYEINPHGSNQPIPKQGVIDEVKGQWESFNEFVFNNSQRTITNVNFYTIMEYPMTSCGCFECILAMVPECNGFMVVNREHSGMTPSGMTFSTLAGTIGAGAQMPGFMGCGKSYLSSRKFVPADGGLARLVWMPKALKEELRPQLEEAAEEAGLGRDFIDKIADETVGVSGEEILPFLEEKGHPALTLPPLL